A stretch of the Papaver somniferum cultivar HN1 chromosome 6, ASM357369v1, whole genome shotgun sequence genome encodes the following:
- the LOC113285701 gene encoding endonuclease 4-like: protein MIQSNFLFFGTAFVLLQLLPGVVGWGKEGHYAVCKIAEGLLTEDAAAAVKMLLPEIAKGELAAVCSWADEIRVHYSWSGELHFVNTPEFRCNYEYCRDCHNSSGDKDRCVIGGINNYTMQLRNYQCSTSERKYTDNLTEALMFLSHFIGDAHQPLHAGFRGDLGGNTISVHWFGLQTNLHRVWDNMIIETAMKSFYNSDLAIMIESIYKNITDTWSEDIISWENCTSINTVCPDPYASESIDLACKYAYKGATPGSTLSDEYFLSRLPIVEKRLAQAGVRLASTLNRIFKTQTLISEA, encoded by the exons atgATTCAATCCAATTTCCTCTTTTTTGGGACGGCATTTGTTCTTTTACAATTGCTTCCAGGAGTTGTAGGTTGGGGAAAGGAAGGCCACTATGCAGTTTGCAAGATAGCGGAG GGGCTACTTACTgaagatgctgctgctgctgtgaaaaTGTTGCTCCCTGAGATTGCTAAAGGAGAACTTGCTGCTGTATGCTCCTGGGCGGATGAGATTCGTGTTCATTACAGCTGGAGCGGAGAACTGCACTTTGTTAACACACCAGAGTTCAGGTGTAACTATGAATACTGTC gaGATTGCCATAACTCAAGTGGAGATAAAGATAGGTGTGTCATCGGCGGAATTAACAACTATACCATGCAGCTACGGAATTATCAGTGCTCCACTTCAGAACGGAAAT ACACAGATAATTTGACGGAAGCACTCATGTTCCTGTCACATTTTATCGGGGATGCCCATCAG CCTTTACATGCTGGTTTCCGTGGAGATTTAGGTGGAAACACTATATCTGTCCACTGGTTTGGACTGCAAACCAACTTGCATCGT GTATGGGATAACATGATTATTGAAACGGCCATGAAGTCTTTCTACAACTCTGATCTTGCAATCATGATAGAATCCATTTATAAGAATATTACG GACACTTGGTCAGAAGACATCATCTCGTGGGAAAATTGCACCTCAATCAATACCGTTTGTCCAGACCC GTATGCTTCTGAAAGTATTGATTTGGCTTGCAAATATGCGTACAAGGGCGCTACACCAGGAAGCACTTTGTCAG ATGAATACTTCCTTTCGAGGTTGCCCATTGTGGAGAAAAGGCTAGCACAAGCTGGAGTCCGCTTAGCCAGTACCCTCAACCGCATATTCAAAACTCAGACGTTGATCTCGGAAGCTTGA